From Saccharibacillus brassicae:
CTGCAAGATAGCGATATCCATATGGGGCCGCTGATCAACAAGGACGCGCAGGATTCGGTCCAGGCCAAAGTCGACCGCGCGGTCGAGCAGGGCGCGAAGGTGCTGCTGGGCGGCAAGAAGGTCGAAGGCAAAGGCAGCTTCTACGAACCGACCGTGATCGGGGACGCAACCAACGACATGGAGATCATTCAGGAAGAAATTTTCGGCCCGGTCATTCCGATCGTGACGTTCGGCACGCTGGACGAAGCGATCGCGCTTGCGAACGACAGCGAATTCGGCCTGACTTCGTCGCTCTACACGCAAAATCTCAACGCCGCGATGAAAGTCGTCAAGCGCTTGAAATACGGCGAGACCTACATCAACCGGGAAAACTTCGAAGCGATGCAGGGATTCCACGCCGGCTGGCGCAAATCGGGCATCGGCGGCGCGGACGGCAAGCACGGGCTGAACGAATACCTGCAAACGCAGGTGGTCTACCTGCAGTACGACAAGGACATCAACTAACCGGAGCGCTTGCGCCGTTCTAAAAAGAGAGAGAGCCGGACCCCGCTTCTTCGCGAAGCGCGGTCCGGCTTTTTGCTTTGGAGAGCAGGCGGGGCAGGGACGGCGGCGAACAGCGTTGGACGGGTCGGCAGGGGTCGAGAGAAAGTGCGTCTTTTTCGAACGTCGCGGGTTGACGGGAACGACTTTGTTTGCTAAGATTACTTTAACGGATAAAAGCTTAAAAGCGAACAAGCGTCTAAGTGAAGAAGCATCATCGTCGGAACGGGAAAAGCCAACAATTCGCGCATGCAGGGCATAGGCCCAATTCATATACGGAAGGAAGTTTTGCACATGATCGCCATCTTATCGAACCAAGCTCCGGAGGAGCAGCTGCAGGAAGTCATTCGCGTCATCGAAAACGAAGGATTGAGCGTCCATCTGTCCCGGGGAGCCGACCGTACCGTCGTCGGACTCGTCGGCACGGCCGAGCCGAGACTGGCCGAGCATCTGCGCCAGATGAAAGGCGTCGAGGACGTCGTGAAGATCACGAAATCGTACAAGCTCGCCAGCCGCGACTTCCATCCGGAAGATACGGTCATTCAGATCGGCGACGTCAAGATCGGCGGCGGCGAGCTCGTCGTCATGGGCGGACCGTGCGCGGTCGAATCGCCGGAGCAGATCGACGAGATCGCGCGCCTCGTCAAAGCGGCCGGCGGCCAGGTGCTGCGCGGCGGCGCGTTCAAGCCGCGGACCGGCCCGTACAGCTTCCAGGGCGTCGGCGTGGAAGGGCTGATCATGATGGCCGAAGCGGGCAAGAAGCACGGCCTGCTGACGATTACCGAAGTCATGACGCCGGAATACGTCGATATCTGCGCGGAATACGCCGACATTTTGCAGATCGGCACGCGGAACATGCAGAACTTCGACCTGCTGCGCAAACTCGGTACGTGCGGACGTCCGGTGCTGCTCAAGCGCGGCTTCAGCGCGACGTACGACGAGCTGCTCAACGCGGCCGAATACATTCTGGCCGGCGGCAATCCCGACGTCATGCTGTGTGAACGCGGTATCCGCACGTTCGAGCCGTACACCCGCAACACGCTCGACCTTGCGGCGATTCCCGCCCTGCAGAGCCTCAGCCATCTGCCGGTCATCTCTGACCCGAGCCACGGCACGGGCCGCCGCGAACTGGTGGAACCGATGGCCAAAGCTTCCGTCGCCGCCGGCGCGGACGGCCTGATCATCGAGATGCATACCGATCCGGACAATTCCATGACGGGCGACGGCGTACAATCGTTGTTCCCGGACCAGTTCGCCGGATTGATGCGCGATCTGGAGCAGCTTTCGCCGATCGTCGGCAAAAGTTTCTCCACGAAAAAGGCCGAAGCGGAATCTTTTAAAAATTGGGCGATCGTCTAAATTTTGCTCCTCCGGACGCAAAAAAGCCACCCTCTTTTACCGTCTTTTCCAATCGCACAAGCCCGCGTCGTGCCGCCGTTTGCGGCCGATGTCGGGCTTTATTCATAAGTCGCTTGAAATTTCACGAAAGTGTAAGCATTACTCACATTATCGTAAAAAATACCTTACACGAGTCTTGACTGCTAAATAGTGCCGTTTTATAATGACGACAGCGAAAAAAGAGCATGAACGTTTCATAAGGTACATCCGTTCAATGTTCGGAAATTTGGGAGGAAAGTGACATGTCGGTACAACAAGTATTGAAGCTTATTCAGGAGAACAACATCGAGTGGGTTGATTTCCGTTTCGTGGATCTGTCGGGAAAAGCTCATCACATTTCGGTTCCTGCCAGCGCGGTTGAAGAAGAAACGTTTGAGAACGGGGTAGCTTTCGACGGTTCGTCGATTCCGGGCTTCCGCGGTATTGAAGAATCGGATATGGTCATGATGCCGGATCCCGAATCGGTATACATTGACGCTTTCACCGCACATCCGACATTGAACGTCATGTGCAACATCTACACGCCGGACGGCGAGCATTACGACCGCGATCCGCGCGGCATCGCCCAGAAAGCGGAAGCTTTCATGCAGGCGAGCGGCGTAGGTTCCGATGCGTTCTTCGCACCGGAATCCGAATTCTTCATCTTCGACGACGTCCGCTACCACAGCGGCATGAACAGCTCCTCGTTCGCGGTCGATTCCGAAGAAGCGGCCTGGAACACGAACCGCAAGGAAGAAGGCGGCAACCTCGGCTTCAAGATCGGCGTCAAAGGCGGTTACGTGCCGGTCGCTCCGGTCGACAGCCAACAGGACATCCGCAGCGAAATGTGCCGTCTGCTCGAAGAAGCCGGCCTCGTGATCGAACGTCATCACCACGAAGTGGCGACGGCGGGACAAGCGGAGATCAACTTCCGTTTCGATACGCTCAAGAAAACGGCAGACAACCTGCTGAAATACAAATACATCGTGCATAACACGGCTCGCCAATACGGCAAAACGGCAACGTTTATGCCTAAACCGCTCTTCGGCGACAATGGCAGCGGCATGCACGTGCACCAATCGATCTTCAAAGACGGAGAGCCTTTGTTCTACGAAAAAGGCGGCTACGCGAACCTGAGCGAAATGGCGCTGCACTACATCGGCGGCCTGCTCTACCACGCTCCGGCCCTGATCGCACTCACCAACCCGAGCACGAACTCGTTCAAACGTCTCGTTCCGGGCTACGAAGCGCCGGTTAACCTGGTCTTCTCCAAAGGCAACCGTTCCGCGGCTGTCCGGATTCCGGTCGCTGCCGTGACGCCTAAAGGCTGTCGCATCGAGTTCCGTACGCCGGACTCCACGGCGAATCCTTACCTGGCCTTCTCGGCTATGCTGATGGCCGGCCTGGACGGCATCAAGAAGAAGATCAACCCGGTTGAACTCGGCTACGGTCCTGCCGACAAGAACCTGTACGATCTGCCGGAAGAAGAAAAATCGCAAATCCGCAGCGTTCCGGGTTCCCTGGAAGAAGCGCTCGACTCGCTCGAAGCGGACAGCTCGTTCCTTACGGAAGGCGGCGTCTTCTCCGAAGACTTCATCGCCAACTACATCGCGTTCAAACGCGCCGAAGCCAAACAGGTCTCGATCCGCGTTCATCCGCACGAATACAGCCTGTACTACGACTGCTAATCCGCAGCGGCGGGGCGGCAGCGACCCTGCCGCCCCGATGCCGTACGCAAAAAACCTCCGCCCTTTCCGGGCGGAGGTTTTTTTGCATATGCTTGGCGAAGCCGAAAGCAGGAAGCCGAAAGCAGGAAGCAGGAAGGTGAAAGAAGGAAGCAGGAAGGTGAAAGAAGGAAGCAGGAAGCGGAGTCACGGCAAGCGTGCAGGGCAGCCGCCGCACCACGAGCCTCCGCGCGGGGGAGATCAGCCTTCGGTCGCCGATTTCAGTTCGGCCGACATGCGGTTCAGGTCTTCGATCAGTTCCGAGAACCGGTCGAGCGAAGCCGCGTAGTTTTCGTTCATCTGCGCCACTTTGCCCGCTTCTTCTTCGGACAGCCGGGACAGGCGGCTGAGTTCTTCCATCGAAGCGTTAACCTGCTGCGTGCCGGCGGAGATCTGTTCCGCGGAGGCGCTCACGCCCTGGATTTGCAGCTCCGAGCGTTCGGTCGCTTCGAGAATGTCGCGGAACTGCGCTTCGTTGTCTTTCATCCGGCTCATGCCGTTTTCGACGTCCTGGCTGATCAGCACCATGTCGCTCGAAGAGCGGCTGATCCGCTGGCGGATGTCCGACACGACCTGTTCGATCTGCTGCACGGCGCCGCCGGTCTCTTCGGACAGCTTGCGCACTTCCGTTGCGACGACTTCGAAGCCGCGGCCGCGTTCGCCGGCATGCGCCGCTTCGATCGCGGCGTTCAGGGCGAGCAGCTGCGTCTGCGAAGCGACGTCGCGGATAAAGGCGATGATCGCGGCGATCTGGCTCGACATCGTGTCGAGCTCGGCGATGGACGCGGACGAACGCGACACTTTTTCGCGTATCTCCTGCATTTGCGAGATAGACTGCCGGATCGAGTCCGCGCCGACCTGCGATTGCAGCGTCGTCTTTTTGGCCTGCTCGGACACGTCGCCGGTCATTTCCGCGACGTGCAGAATGCCGTGCGAAATTTCGCCGACGGCGGCGGAACTTTCGATCGTGCCTTTGGACTGCAGCAGCGAGTGATGCGCGATATCGTGCATGGCGGAGACGATCCGTCCGTTCATCTCTTTGCTCTGGGCTTGCAGGCTGGACAATTCGGAAGCCATCAGGACGATCTGGTCCGACGTGCTGCCGGCCTGGACCATGATCTGTTCAAGCTGCTGCTTCTGGCGCAAAATGTCGGTGCTCGCTTCGGCGCGCTTGAACTGGAAATACATGCTGACGAGCAGGCCGATCAGGACGAGCAGATAGCTGACTTTTTTGAACAGATGGGCCAGGTCGAAGTTGACGTCGTAAGAAGCGTGCGAGAACGACATGAAGCCGAGCTGCGTCAGCGCCGCGGTGATGATGGACAGCACGAGCCAATGTTCGAAATGGTTTTTTTTCCATAGACCAAGCTTCAAATGACCGAACAGCGCGATCAAGAACAGCACGCCCGGGATCAGTTCCTGCGGACGCCCGATGAAGCCGCCTTCGACGTACGCTTTCGGAAGCGGCACGAAGATGAAGAATAGGAAGCAGGCCAGCGTCAGCAGCGCGGTGGTGCCGTAGACGAGCCGTTCCGTGCGGCGGCGTTCGGCGGCCGACGTCTCGCGGCGTGTCCAGAGCAGCCAGGCGAGCACGAGCAGCACGGACAGGAACATCCGGGAAGCGAGCCAGCTCCACGCGACGAGGGATGAAGAAATAGACGGGAACATATCGGAGAAAAAGGCAGAAGTGACGATGGCATGGTAGCCGTCAAGCAGGGCCGTGCCGAGAAAGCCGCTGCCGATCAACAGCATGGACGTCCGGTTCTGGGTGTAATAATACACGAGGGCGAGAATGCCGATGAAGGCGGCGAGCATGGTGGCCATGATCTCCATCGAGGTGTGGAGCATGGTGCTGCCCTGCCAGTTCAGGCTGCGCAGCGGGATTTCGGCCAAAGCCAAAACGAGGAACAGCAGGGCATAACCCCAGGCACGTTTGTTGACGGTTTGCATGTGAAATCTCCTTTGGTATGAACAAGATAAATGTGAGGTCGCCGTATGGCTCTTGAAGTATATAAGCGGCGGCCGCAAACGTCAATGATTTTGTCAAATTATTTTGTCCAAAATCAAAAACACGAACGAAGAGCCAATTATGGCAAAAAGCGTACAGGTTGAAAAAAGGAGTCCGTCACCGCGTTATCGCGTCGGGGTTTTACTTGAAGTAATGTTAGATTGCTGTTATGATTAACCCTAAATTATGGCTTGAGGGGGCTTTCGATTCATGGGCAAACGGGCTTACAACTTTAACGCGGGACCGGCGGCGCTGCCGCTCGAAGTGCTTGAGCGCGCGCAGGCGGAATTTGTGGAATTTCAGGGAACGGGCATGTCGATCATGGAGATGTCCCACCGCGGAGCGGTCTACGAGAGCGTACATAACGAAGCGCAGGAGCGCATCCTGAAGCTGCTCGGCCAGCCGTCCGGCTACAAGACGCTGTTCCTGCAGGGCGGAGCCAGCACGCAGTTTGCGATGATTCCGATGAACCTGCTGGCTGCGGGCCGCCAGGCCGGCTACGTCATGAGCGGCAGCTGGGCTTCCAAAGCGGCCAAGGAAGCGAAGCTGATCGGCGACGTGTACGCCGCCGCTTCGACGGAAGGCGACAAGTTCACGCGCATGCCGGCGCAGGACGAGATCGAGATTCGCGAAGACGCGGCGTACGTGCATATCACGTCGAACGAGACGATCGAAGGCGTGCAGTTCGCGCAGTATCCGGACACCGGCAGCGTGCCGCTCGTCGCGGATCTGTCCAGCGACATCTTCTGCCGTCCGCTCGAGATCGAAAAGTTCGGTATGATCTATGCCGGCGCCCAGAAGAACCTCGGCCCGTCGGGCGTGACGGTCGTGATCGCGAAGGAAGAGCTGCTGTCGGCCGAAGCGAAGCATATTCCGACCGTGTTCCGCTACAGCACGCATCTGTCGAACAACTCGCTCTACAACACGCCGCCGTCCTTCTCCATCTATATGGTGAACGAGACGCTGCGCTGGATCGAAGAGCAGGGCGGCCTCGAAGGCGTCGAAGCGAAGAACCGCGCCAAAGCGAACCTGCTGTACGACACGATCGACAACAGCGGCGGGTTCTACAGCGGCGTCGCCCAGGCGGGCAGCCGCTCGCTGATGAACGTCACGTTCCGCCTCGGCTCCGAGGAGCTGGAGAAAGCTTTCGCCAAAGAGAGCGAACAGCAGGGCTTCGTCGGGCTCAAAGGGCACCGCAGCGTCGGCGGCCTGCGCGCTTCGATCTACAATGCCGTTCCGCACGAGAGCGTCGCGGCGCTGGTCGATTTCATGGGCGATTTCGCCAAACGCAACGGCTGATTCCGGTTCTTCCCTTAAGCCGGCGATTCGGGTAATATAGAACCAGAAGAGACGGAAGAGCACGAGACGTAAAAGCCGCCCGACTTTCGGGCGGCTTTTACGTGTGCCTCATTCCCGGAGCCCGGCGCTGTCCGTCCATTTTCCAGAAACGGAGTGAATCGATCTTTATGCCACTGCACATCGTGCTGGTGGAGCCGGAAATTCCGGCCAACACCGGCAATATTTCCAGAACCTGCGCCGCAACGGATACCCATCTGCATCTGGTGCGTCCGCTCGGATTTCGGACCGACGACGCTTCGCTGAAGCGCGCCGGGCTCGATTACTGGCCGTCCGTCAAGCTGACCTATCACGATTCGTTCGAAGAGCTTCGGGCCGAGCATCCGGAAGGACGCTTTTTCTACGCGACGACCAAGGCGACGAAGCGTTATAGCGACGTGTCGTTCCGCGACGGCGACTTTCTCGTTTTCGGCAAAGAAACCAAAGGGCTGCCGCCGGAGCTGATCGAGGCGAACCCGGAGACCGCGATCCGGCTGCCGATGCGCACCGAGCATGTCCGTTCGTTGAACCTGTCCAATTCGGTCGCGATCATGCTGTACGAGGCGCTGCGCCAGCTTGATTTCCCGGAAATGGAGTAGGGCAAATGGCCAAGAGATTTCCTCTGGCATTAGGTCATTGCCTGATTAGTCAAAAAACCGATAATTAACCAGCCTTTCTTTTTTTATCCGTAAAGAAGGAATTCTTCTTCGGACCTCGAATATGTATTCTTGGGTTTGCAGATTTATTTCTGCAGGTGGGGCAGAAGCAGCAAACTAAAAACAGAAGAGGTGTTATCAATTATGAAACCTGCTGGAGTAGTCCGGAAAGTCGACCAATTGGGGCGGATCGTCCTCCCAAAATCGCTGAGAAAAAGATACCAAATGAACGAAGGCGATCCGGTCGAAATTTTGGTCCAGGGAGATCATATCATTTTGGAGCGTTACCGCCCGAAATGCGTGTTCTGCGGTTCGATCGAAGAAGTCAGCGAATTCAGGGACCGGTATATCTGCGGAGCGTGCGTCTCCGAGATGATGCAGATTCCGAAGCACGGCTGAACCCGTTCGAACTCGGCAAGACGCAAAAAAAGAGCCCTTGGGCTCTTTTTTTTGTCGTTTTTTGGTCGGATACTGAAGTAGGCGGGCAGTAAGCGGGCAGACTCCGGATCGGTCGATCAGTCGAAAAACAAAAAGCTGGTCGGCACGGGCCGAAGCGTGCCGTCGGACGGATGGTTGACCACGCGCCCGTTCATCACGAGCGAAGACGAACCGCCGCCGTCCAGGTTATAGGCGTTGACGACGCCGATCTTGTACAGTTGGTCCTGCACTTCTTCGAGCGTCGCGCCGGAGCGGCCGCCTTCGTTATACCCGTCGATCACGAAGACGATCAGCTGATCGTCTTTGTAGCTGCCGATGATCGTGCGCGGCGCCCGTTTGGGCGCGGCTTTCCATTTGGACGGAATCGGCATCTTCCTGCCGTCCTTGAGCAGGATCGGCACGAACGAAGCGCCGAACTGCGGCTCCAGCCGGTCAAGCTGTTCCTGCTGGTTGAACTTGCCGCCGATCAGTTTGCCGGATTCGTTCAAACCGACGAAGTACAGGTCCTTGAAGCTGGACTGGAAGCCGGTGAGGTACTTGCCGTCGACCACGGTCGTGCTGAGCGGGTACCGCTTGCCGTCCTGGTCGGCGAAACCGCCCGCGTTGATGCCCGCGACGGCTCCGTGCCGCTGGACGGCTCTGAGCGTCGTCTCCGAGCTGCCCAGCGCTTCGCCCGCCAGACTCATGCGCATCGCCGCCGGGTCTTTGAGCTTGACCTTCATGGCGTACCCGTTGTACGTCACGGCGTTGACGCGGAACAGCTCGATACGGATCTTGCCGCTGTCGACCGTCTCGATCGGGCGGCCGAGCTTGGAACGGATCCGCTTGTCGTAGATGCTTTCCGGGCGCTGCGCCTGGATCGAAGCTTTCTGGACGATGGAAGACATCGTCCGGGTCGTCTCGTTGTAGAGACTCAGCGTCTTCTGCAGCGAATCGGAAGTGGACTTCGCTTTTTGTTCGGCCGCACCCAGATCCCGGATCAGCTTGGCGGAAGAAGGATGCAGACTTTTGTCCGTTTTGTAGGAATCGGTATTCAAACGCAGAACGGGTTCGGGCGGAAACAGCAGCAGGCAGAGCATGAGGCCGATGACCGGCGCGGCCAGCAGCAGGAAGAAGCGGTTCACCCGCTGGACTCTCGTCATTTCAGCAGGTCCATTTTCTTCTGAAGTTCGCTGAGCTTGCTCTTCACTTCGTTCAGCTGCGTGTACAGCTTGTTGCTGTTATCCGTTTTGTCGTTCGCGTTGTCTTGGGTAAAAGTCAGCAGTTCGTTGAACGAGTCCACCTTGCCCTGCAGCGCGGCTACCTGCTTGTCCAGCGCGACGAACTGCTGCTCGTAGTCGGCGCGCAGTTCGGCCATCTGGGCCGTCGTCTGGGCCTCCAGAGCCGCCAGCGTCTGCTCCTGGAGCTTCTGGCTGTACGTATAGGCGGCATAGATGAACAGGGCGATCAGAACGACCCAGAACAGCAGAAACCATCTGGCGGGAAGTCTGTCCTTTTTCATGCTGCGGGACGGGGTAGAGGCAGGTCCCGTTGAAGCTTTCATTCCATCACCTCGTCGCAAATTTAAAACCTGGGCCCAAGGCCCGAATTTCAGCTTTCATTTTATCATGCGGGGTTTTATTTCGCAAAAGCCGTTTTATATGTTTTCAACAAAAGTTTTCAATTTTCACACCTAATTCTTCACCGTTTTCGTTAGCGCTCCGGCCACGCCGCGACGACCGACGCATATTCGTCCAGCGCGGCGATTCCGGCTTCGGTCAGCTTGTAGCGTCCCCGCGACACCCGCTCGAACCAGCCGTAATGATTGTCTCGCAGCAGCGCCGCCGCTTTGCCGACGCCGGCCGCTTCCTTGAGCATGACGGGCGACGCTTCGCCGAACATCCACAGTTGGCGGGCGACTTTGAGCGCGTTTTCCCGGTAGGCCGTCACGATTTTGCGTTTGCTCGAACCGCCGACGTTGTGGTCGCCGCTGCGCGCCTCGAATTCCGCCCGCAGCCGCTTGGAGCGCGTGCCCGGTTTTTTGCTCCCTACGGAACCGGCTTCGCACAGCACTTCGACGAACGGGTCTTTGGTCTTGTACAAGGTGACGGCGATCAGGCCGAGGCCGAGCCGTCCACACAGCAGCGCGATATCGCCAAACCGCTGGTTATGCGCGCCTTTTTTGGTTCGATTGCGTTCGACCGCCAGGTAGACCCGGCCTCCGGTCCGCTGACGGTCCGCGCCCTGAAGCAGCAGCTCCAGCGTAAACGTCTTTTTGATCTCGACGATCAACGGTTCCGGTTCGCCGTCGCGGTAGCCCAGCAGGTCGCAGTGGCGGACTTCGCTTTTGACGGAATAGCCCTGCTGCTCGAAAAAGGCTTTGAGCGGCGGATACAGTTCCGTTTCGTATTTCACGGCCATCTTCTAAGCTCCTTTGACAGGTGGAATTGCGTAAATTCAATATCTCATCATACCGCTAAAACAGTCGGTTGGCAAAAAAGCTTGTCGCGCAACGGACACCTATATATAATAGAAGAAATAAATATGGTTTTCCGGACGGAGTCTTGCCAAAACGCAAAATCCGGCCGGGAAGGAGGTAAAGCGATGGCTTCGATTCATGATGTAGCCAAAGAAGCGGGCGTGTCCGTTGCAACCGTTTCCAAGGTCATTAACAATTATCCGGACGTGAGCGATAAAACGCGCAAAAAAGTAAGCCAAACGATCAAGGATCTCAAATACCATCCGAACGTCGCGGCCAGAGGATTGGTCAAAGGGCGTTCGTGGACGGTCGGCGTGTTCGTCACTTCGCCGTTCACGAATCCGTTCGTGACGGAACTGCTGGAAGGGATCAAGACGGCGCTCCAGAACAGCGGGTACGACCTCGTGCTGCTATCCACGCGTTTCGACGACGACAGTTACTCGTTCGTGGAGCACTGCCTGAGCCGGAACGTGGACGGCGTGGTCGGCTTCGGCGTGGACCGGGACGATCCGCATCTGGAAGAACTGCTCAAATCGGATATTCCGACCATGTTCGTCGACGCGGATATTCGCGGACCGCGGGCAGGCTACATTACGACCGAGAACAAAGCGGGCACGATGCAGGCGGTCGCGCATCTGGCCGAACTCGGCCATTCGCGCATCGCGTTCATCTCGGGCGAGCTGGACAATGCGGTCGGCGCCCTGCGCCACGAAGGTTACCTCGAAGGGATGAAGACGCACAAGCTGAACGTTCCCGAATCGTACGTCAAAGTCAGCGACTATTCGATGGAAGGCGGAACGGTGGCGATGAACGAGCTGATGGAGCTTAAGGAACGCCCGACGGCCGTCGTCTGCACGTCGGACATGATGGCGATCGGCGCTATCAGCGTTATTCACCGCAGCGGCTTGTCGGTGCCCGAAGACATTTCCGTCGTCGGCTTCGACAATACGTATTATTCGGAAATTTTCAGCCCGGCGCTGACGACGATCAACCAGAATATTCGCTCGATCGGCTCGCACGCGATCGAGACGCTGATCACGATGATCGAGAACACGGATTTTCTGCCGCCGGTCGTCACGGAACCTTCGAATCTGGTCGTCCGCTGCACGACGGCCAAGCCGGGCGGCGCCAAGTCCTGATCCGGCAGCGCCGTAAGCGGGAACCGCGGCGCATCCGTCCGTAGTCCCCGCGGTTCGAACCGCCGGATCGGTTCGTATCGGATCAGAGCGAATCGGTTTGGATCAAATCGGTTCGAATCGAATCGAATCGGGTTGAATTGGTCCGGATTGGTTCGGTGGATCGGCGAATACCGTTTACCGGAATCGATTAATATCGCTTGACTTCAAAGACCCTGCCCTTTTGCGGCAGAGTCTTTTTTTATTTTATCCATACTAACAAAAATTATTAATTTATATTTTGTTAGTGATAAAAAATAAAATAAACATAAAAGTTAGATCTTTTATTGAATTTCAGCGCGGGGGATGATACGGTGTGAAGGAGAGTAAAAGCGGTTACACTTTGGCAGGGGAGGCACCTATTTTGAACGAAATCAAATGGGAATTGAACGAATGGACTTTCCGGGAAGCCGGACAGCAGGAATGGCAGCCGGCGGTCGTGCCGGGCTGCGTGCACAGCGATCTGTATCGGAACGGGCAGATTCCCGATCCGTATTACGGCACGAACGAACACGATTTGCAGTGGATCGACAAGCGCGACTGGGAGTACGAGACGACGTTCACCGTGCCCGGCGACTTGCTGCGCCAAGACAACGTCAGCCTCGTGTTCGACGGACTGGACACGTATGCGGACGTCGAGCTGAACGGACGGCGCATCCTGTCCGCCGACAACATGTTCCGCACGTGGAACGTGCAGGTCAAGACGCATCTGACGGAAGGCGAGAACCGGCTGCGCATCGTGCTCCGTTCGCCGATCAACGAAGACCTGCCGAAGCTTGAGCGGCTCGGGTACGGACTGCCTGCCGCCAACGACCAATCGGAACTCGGCGGGCTCGGCGACAAGCGGGTCAGCGTGTTCGCGCGCAAAGCGCCGTATCATTACGGATGGGACTGGGGCCCGCGCTTCGTCACGAGCGGCATCTGGCGCGCGGTGCGTCTGGAAGGCTGGACGGGCGTGCGCATCACCGACCTGTTTATCCGCCAGGACGAAGTAAGCGCGTCGCAGGCCAAGCTGACCGCGCTGCTGACGATCGAATCGGATCGCGATTTCGAAGGGCGCCTGCGCCTGTCCGCGGAAGGATTCGAAGTCCAGCATACGGAAGCGATCCGTCTCGGCGACAACACGGTACGTCTGGAGTTCGCGCTAGACGATCCGAAGCTGTGGTGGTCGAGAGGGCTCGGCGACGCGCATCTGTATACGTTCAAGGCCGAGCTGCTCGAAGGCGAATCGGTCAGCGCGTCCAAGAGTGCGCGGACCGGCCTGCGCAGCGTCAAGCTGAAGCGGGAAAAAGACGGCGCCGGCGCTTCGTTCTACATCGAGCTGAACGGCGTGCCGGTCTTCGCCAAAGGCGCGAACCATATTCCGAACGACAACTTCGAGACGGACGTGACGCGCGAGCGGTACCGGTACGAGATCGTCTCCGCGGCCGAAGCGAACATGAACATGCTGCGGGTGTGGGGCGGCGGCATCTATGAAGAAGACGCTTTCTACGAGCTGTGCGACGAGTACGGCATCATGGTCTGGCAGGACTTCATGTTCGCCTGCAGCATGTATCCGGGCGACGAAGACTTCCTGGAAAGCGTTCGCCACGAAGCGGAAGACAATGTCCGCCGGCTGCGCAACCACCCGAGCATCGTGCTCTGGTGCGGCAACAACGAGATCGATTCGGCGTGGGCGCATTATATTCCGGACGGCGGTTGGGGCTGGAAAAAAGACTATACGCCGGAGCAGCAAAACGTCATCTGGGCCGATTACGAAGCGATTTTCCATCGCCTGCTGCCGAATGCGATCTCCAAGCTCGCGCCGGGCGCGGAATACTGGCCTTCGTCGCCGCTCGTCTCGCTGTCGAACGACGAGAACCAGCACGCGCATCCGGGCACGTCGGAAGGCGATATCCATTATTGGGGCGTGTGGCACAACTCCGAACCGTTCGAGAACTACAACAAATACATCGGCCGCTTCATGAGCGAATACGGCTTCCAATCGTTCCCCGAGCACAAATCGGTGCTGCAATACGCACCGGAAGACGCGCTGCAGCTCGATTCGAAGATCATGCTCGCGCATCAGAAAAACGGCCGCGGCAATTTCCTGATCAAGGAATACATGGACAAATATCTGCCGGAACCGAAAGACTTCGTCTCGTTCCTGTACATGAGCCAGGTGCTGCAGGCCGAAGCGATGAAATCGGCGATCGAAGCGCACCGCCGCAGCATGCCG
This genomic window contains:
- the aroF gene encoding 3-deoxy-7-phosphoheptulonate synthase: MIAILSNQAPEEQLQEVIRVIENEGLSVHLSRGADRTVVGLVGTAEPRLAEHLRQMKGVEDVVKITKSYKLASRDFHPEDTVIQIGDVKIGGGELVVMGGPCAVESPEQIDEIARLVKAAGGQVLRGGAFKPRTGPYSFQGVGVEGLIMMAEAGKKHGLLTITEVMTPEYVDICAEYADILQIGTRNMQNFDLLRKLGTCGRPVLLKRGFSATYDELLNAAEYILAGGNPDVMLCERGIRTFEPYTRNTLDLAAIPALQSLSHLPVISDPSHGTGRRELVEPMAKASVAAGADGLIIEMHTDPDNSMTGDGVQSLFPDQFAGLMRDLEQLSPIVGKSFSTKKAEAESFKNWAIV
- the glnA gene encoding type I glutamate--ammonia ligase — its product is MSVQQVLKLIQENNIEWVDFRFVDLSGKAHHISVPASAVEEETFENGVAFDGSSIPGFRGIEESDMVMMPDPESVYIDAFTAHPTLNVMCNIYTPDGEHYDRDPRGIAQKAEAFMQASGVGSDAFFAPESEFFIFDDVRYHSGMNSSSFAVDSEEAAWNTNRKEEGGNLGFKIGVKGGYVPVAPVDSQQDIRSEMCRLLEEAGLVIERHHHEVATAGQAEINFRFDTLKKTADNLLKYKYIVHNTARQYGKTATFMPKPLFGDNGSGMHVHQSIFKDGEPLFYEKGGYANLSEMALHYIGGLLYHAPALIALTNPSTNSFKRLVPGYEAPVNLVFSKGNRSAAVRIPVAAVTPKGCRIEFRTPDSTANPYLAFSAMLMAGLDGIKKKINPVELGYGPADKNLYDLPEEEKSQIRSVPGSLEEALDSLEADSSFLTEGGVFSEDFIANYIAFKRAEAKQVSIRVHPHEYSLYYDC
- a CDS encoding methyl-accepting chemotaxis protein encodes the protein MQTVNKRAWGYALLFLVLALAEIPLRSLNWQGSTMLHTSMEIMATMLAAFIGILALVYYYTQNRTSMLLIGSGFLGTALLDGYHAIVTSAFFSDMFPSISSSLVAWSWLASRMFLSVLLVLAWLLWTRRETSAAERRRTERLVYGTTALLTLACFLFFIFVPLPKAYVEGGFIGRPQELIPGVLFLIALFGHLKLGLWKKNHFEHWLVLSIITAALTQLGFMSFSHASYDVNFDLAHLFKKVSYLLVLIGLLVSMYFQFKRAEASTDILRQKQQLEQIMVQAGSTSDQIVLMASELSSLQAQSKEMNGRIVSAMHDIAHHSLLQSKGTIESSAAVGEISHGILHVAEMTGDVSEQAKKTTLQSQVGADSIRQSISQMQEIREKVSRSSASIAELDTMSSQIAAIIAFIRDVASQTQLLALNAAIEAAHAGERGRGFEVVATEVRKLSEETGGAVQQIEQVVSDIRQRISRSSSDMVLISQDVENGMSRMKDNEAQFRDILEATERSELQIQGVSASAEQISAGTQQVNASMEELSRLSRLSEEEAGKVAQMNENYAASLDRFSELIEDLNRMSAELKSATEG
- the serC gene encoding 3-phosphoserine/phosphohydroxythreonine transaminase, with product MGKRAYNFNAGPAALPLEVLERAQAEFVEFQGTGMSIMEMSHRGAVYESVHNEAQERILKLLGQPSGYKTLFLQGGASTQFAMIPMNLLAAGRQAGYVMSGSWASKAAKEAKLIGDVYAAASTEGDKFTRMPAQDEIEIREDAAYVHITSNETIEGVQFAQYPDTGSVPLVADLSSDIFCRPLEIEKFGMIYAGAQKNLGPSGVTVVIAKEELLSAEAKHIPTVFRYSTHLSNNSLYNTPPSFSIYMVNETLRWIEEQGGLEGVEAKNRAKANLLYDTIDNSGGFYSGVAQAGSRSLMNVTFRLGSEELEKAFAKESEQQGFVGLKGHRSVGGLRASIYNAVPHESVAALVDFMGDFAKRNG